GAAGCCCCGACTTTAGAGGCTGAGAGCCGCCCGGAAAAAGCACCGCTTTTTCAGGCTCGAAGGTGAGGCCCTGGATGGCCGAACAGGTTGGCGCTTCATGGATGAATCAACGATGCCGCTCTAAAACTAGGTGAAAAGTGACCCTGTAGTGCCATACCAAATCCAACCACCTGAATAGAGGTGTTAAAATACACCTCAGAATCAGCCAATTCTGGCGAGCGTAGTGAGCACCACTTACCAGACAAACTCCACCACGTAAAAACAAGGAATAACATGCACGTAAGACCCGCAGAACAAAAGGATTTAGAGATTCTCAGCCAGATTTGTATGGACTCATTTGATAGTGCGCTGGCCAATACCTTACCAGCGGCTGGTCGGGATACCTTTAAGGCAATCGCCGCCCCCGCAGCGATTGCGGCGCGGCTGGCACAGGATAACCAAGTTTTGGTGGCTGAAATTGCAGGCAAGCCTGTTGGTATGCTTGAGTTAAAGGCGGGTCGCCATATTGCCATGTTATTTGTTACTCCTGCTCAGCAAAATCAGGGGGTTGGCAAAGCGCTTATTAATGCCGCATTTGAGCTGGCCACTGAGCAAAGCGTAACGGTTTCGGCTTCACTACCGTCGGTGGGGGCTTATCAAAAGTATGGTTTTGAGCTGACCGGTGAGGTTGCCGAGTCTGGCGGCCTGGTTTATCAGCCTATGGAAGCCACACTACCCCAGCCGCATTTATAAGCCTTCAAACGCTTGCATTCAGGGTGCCACTACCCTGATAAATGCGCCAATCAGTGGTCGTTTTTGTTGATCATTCACTACACTGTAAGTTCAGTACGTGAAGTGAGATGCACTATGTTCGACGATGACGCGCTCCTGTTTGGCTCTGATGAAGAGCCCGATGAGTCACCCACTCTGCCCCCCTGGAAAATTCTGTTGGTTGATGATGAAGAAGACATCCACCAAATTTCCAGGCTGGTACTGGAACAAATGGAGCTGGATGGCCGCGGCGTGACCTTTTTGAATGCCTACAGTGGCACTCAGGCACAACAAGTGCTGGCTGAACACGACGACATTGCGCTGATTTTGCTTGATGTAGTCATGGAAACCGCCGAAGCGGGCCTGGACTTTGCGAAATACGTGCGTGAAGAGGCGCAAAATCATAAGGTGCGGATCATATTACGCACCGGCCAGCCGGGTATGGCGCCGGAGTCCGACATTACCCGGGAATACGATGTTAACGACTACAAAACCAAAACGGAGCTGACCAGCAGTAAACTAAAAGCCTCGGTACTGGTTGCACTGCGCACCTACCAGCATTTGGATAAAACCCAGCAAGTTCAGTCCGGATTAGACAAAATCATCACCTGTACCAACGCTTTGCTGAGCGACTCCGAGCTGGTTGAATTTGAACTCAGGGTGTTTCAGAGCCTGACCGAAACGCTGCCATTAAGTCAGCAGTTTGAACCGGCTCCTATGAACGTTTTTATCGTCTCACTTAAGCGCGACAGCGAAACCTTTGAGCAAATTCTGCCGCAAGAAGCGGTTAGTTTAGATATCCCGGCCCCCATCCAGACACAATTTATAGCCCAGTATAACGCGCACGAGCGTGCCCACGCAGAGCGCAGCGTGGTGCTGGATAACTACGCCATGCTGTTTCTGGGCGATAAAAGCGATGGCACCCCGGTTTTTGCAATTGCCTGTTACGCCAACCCAATAGAAGAGCAAGAGGCGCAACTGCTGTTAAACCTGGCTCATAACTTAGGCATTGCCTGGCGCAATACTCAGCTGCAGGAGCGACTCAGTAATAACAATATTGCACTTGAAAGCCAGGTGGCAGAGCGCACCGCAGAGCTACAGGCCGCCAGAGAGCGAGCCGAGCAAGCCAACCTGGCTAAAAGCATGTTTTTATCGAATATGAGCCACGAAATACGCACGCCGCTGAATGCTGTACTTGGCTTTGCCCAGCTACTGGAGCGCGACAGCGGTTTGAACTCAGGCCACAAAGCCACCATGAATAAAATTATCCGAGCCGGAAATCACCTGCTGGATATCATCAATGATGTGCTGGATATTTCAAAAATTGAGGCCGGTTCAAGCAAGCTGAACCCGGTCGATTTTGAGCTCAATGGGCTGCTTGAAGACCTGGGCAGTATGTTCAAACTCAAGTGCGAGCAAAAACAGCTTACCTGGCAGTTAAACAGCGCGCTCAAAACGCCAACCGGGGTGCATGGCGATCAGGGTAAACTGCGTCAGGTGCTGATCAATTTACTTGGCAATGCCGTGAAATTTACAGACAAAGGCACCATTACGCTGAGCTATTCACAGCCCTCCGCTGGCTTACACCGCTTTGAGGTGCAAGACACGGGGCCCGGCATCTTACCGGAAGATCTCGAAAATCTGTTTAACAGCTTTACCCAGGGCAGCGCCGGGGTCGAAAAAGGCGGCACCGGGCTGGGTTTGTGTATTTCATCCAAGCAAGTTGAAATGATGGGCGGCAAACTGGATGTGCAGTCGGAGCCTGGCAAAGGCAGCACTTTTTGTTTTACTTTACCACTGCCCGAAGCCGAGGTTGAGGCAAGCAGCAATCAGCGCCAGACATTACAACAGCTGAAGGTACGCAGCGACAAGCAACTGCGCGCGCTATGCGTTGACGATGTTGCCTATAACCGGGAAATACTGGGCCAGACACTGGCCGCATGTGGCATTGAGGTAGACTACGCAGAAGATGGCAAACAGGCCATTGAGGTGATCCAGCAAAACAGCTTTGACATTGTATTTTTGGATTTACTTATGCCCGTTATGCGCGGCGATGAGGCGGTTGTGATTATTCGTAAAGAGCTTGGCCTGTCGGAGCTAAAGTGCGTGGCCATTTCGGCATTCAGCCTGCACCACGAGGTACAACATTACCTGAGCATTGGCTTTGACCAGTTTATTGGTAAGCCCTACACCATAGCGCAGATCTTTGACTCCCTGCTGTCGTTTTTCCCCGACCATTTTGAGCATACCGAGCTGGAAGGCGCCGAAGTATCGGGCGATGAGCCTGCTGCTGAACTGATATTGGCCGACTATTCGCTGCCCGCTGAGCAAAAAGCACAACTAATACGCTTTGCTCAGGTGAACAACAGCTCACGCATTAAGCAAACCCTGAAAGAAATTGACGCTCAGCAGCCAAATAACAGGCAGCTTACCCAATACTTGGCTAAATTTATAAGTAGGTTTGACATGACAGGCTTTATTGCGGCGCTCGACGAGGTGCAAGATGGATGACGATCCGGTTTCACTGAACAATTGCAGAATTTTAATTGTTGATGACAAGGCTGAAAACCTTGAATTGCTTACCAACTTTTTAGAGCCGGAAGGCTACGAAGTGGCCTTTGCCACATCGGGCAAAGAAGCCATAAACATTGCCACTATTTTTCTGCCGCACCTGATCTTACTTGATGTGATGATGCCCGGCATAGACGGCTTTGAAACCTGCCGACGGCTCAAATCTCTGGGTAAGGTTAAAGAGGTTCCGGTGATTTTTGTGACCGGCAAAAGCGAATTAAGCGACATTGTAGAAGCCTTTAGCGTGGGCGCGGTCGACTACGTGACAAAACCCATCCGTCAGGAAGAATTACTGGCCCGGGTATCGACCCACCTGCAACTGCAAGCCCTGATTAATTTGCGCGACGAGCTGATCTCGACCCTCAGAGACAAAACGCTGGAGCTGGAAAAACTCTCTAAACTCAAAGAGCAGCAACTGGAAACCTCACAACACTTTAGCCACATTGGCGAGCTGGTTGGTGAGCTAACCCATGAACTGGGCACCCCCTTGAGTGTGGTGCGCACCGCCGTATCACACCTGAATGAAAAGCAGCAAGAGCTTGCCCAGAAAGTGCAAAAGCAAACGCTGGCAAAACAGGATCTGCAAACATTTATTGATAACACCGCCCAAAGTTGTGAGATTGTGCTCTCCAGTATGGATAATGTGATGCACCTGATAGACAGCTTTAAGAACATCGTAGTCGGCGAGTTCAGTGGCACCATCTCAGAGTGTAACTTGCACGACTATTTGCACAATATCCAGTATGTTTTAACCCCTAAATTAAAACGCACCCCACACACAGTTTCCATTCACTGTCCACAAGCCTTGCACATAGTGTCGGATACCGGCGCTTTATCTCAGGTATTAATTAACCTGATCAATAACGCGCTGATCCACGCCTTTGAAGAACAAACAGCAGGCACCATAGATATTCAGTTAGATCATCAGGACGATAAAATCACGCTGAACATTAAAGACAATGGCAAAGGCATTTCGTGCGAGCAAACCAGTAAAGTATTCGATAAGTACTACACAACCCGCGTTGGCGCAGGCGGCAGTGGCCTTGGCCTGTACATAGTAAAAAAACTGGTAGAGAGCCGTTTAAATGGCAGTATCGCCTTGTCCAGCCAGCCCGGTGAAGGCACGGTGTTTACGATAGTGTTGCCTAAAGAGCTAAGTAACCAGGCAAATGCTTAATGCGCTCCAGTGATTGAAGTGCTTTGTTATCTGATATATATGTTGGTGCGAACAGGAAATGATCAGCCAATCTTATTCTGACAACAGGGGACCTAACCATATGTTCCACAGCCGAAGTACTTAAACTTCAGTGCATTTACTTGTGCGATTGAATAATATTACACTGCTAAGGCTTTCGGCCACGGCTCTGCCCGCCAGAATTAAGCGTGCTTCAAGTGACTTAACTTGCTGAAATATATACTTTGTCATACCCGTGTCGGGGTGGTGACGTACACTTTTAGCAAAGACATGCATAAAACAAATAACAGCACAGCAGATAGGATATAAAAATGATAATCAGGAAACTCAGATTACAACGAGGATGGTCTCAGGAACAGTTGGCTGAATGTAGCGGCTTAAGTATTCGCACTATTCAGCGCATTGAGCGAGGTCAGGACCCCAGTCTGGAATCATTAAAGTCGTTAGCTGCTGTTTTTGAAACTAGCATTGCAAGTCTAAAAGAGGAGCCGGGTAGCATGTCACAGGGATCAATCACACAACAAGAGCAGCGTGTCATAGAACAAGTACGCGCAATTAAAGATTTTTATTCTCATTTAACCACCTATGTCCTGGTGAATTTGGTACTTTTTGCTATCAACTTTTTCACCAGTCCAGGCTACATCTGGGCCTGGTGGCCTGCACTCGGCTGGGGGATCGGATTGTTCAGCCACTGGGTGAGCGCCTTTGAAGTCTTTGACTTGTTTGGCGCAAAGTGGGAGAAACGCCAGATTGAGAAACGTCTGGGCAGAAAACTCTGAACAGAGAAAAACAGAGCACTTTCGCCGTTGCGCCGGGCGTCTATTGCGTTTGGCCCGCGGCTTTATCCACCAGCATTTTGAGCATTTCAGCTTGTAGCACGTCGGCCTGAATGGGCTTGCTGACATAGCCACTCATACCGCAGGCCAGACAGGTTGTGCGCTCCCCCTGCATTGCGTTGGCAGTCAGCGCGATAATAGGCAAATCGCGACAGGCCTCCAGTTCGGGACTGCTGCGGATATGCCGGGTTGCCTCGTAACCATCCATCACAGGCATCTGACAATCCATCAGGACCAAATCAGGCAAGGCATGCTCCGGCATGGCCTTCAGCATGTCTACGGCTTGTTTTCCCGACTCGGCCAGTTGTACCTCCACTTCCCAGGCTGCCAGCATTTTACTGGCAACCACCTGATTAATTGGGTTATCTTCTGCCAGTAACACCCGTACGCCCCGTAAAGGCGACTCAGTTGTAACAGGCTCTGGCAGCTTAGAGCCGCATTGCTCTGAAAACATTTGCACCAGATCTTTTGCCGTAACCGGCGGGTAAACCACAGTGATCTGATGCTGAGCAAAGACCGTTTCACGCTGTATCTCACATTGCATATTACAAATAGCGAGTATCTTTCGACTCCCCGATAAGGCCCTGAGCGCCTCAAGCTGTTTCTCCTGATATGCAGGCTCGGTCATATCCAAAATCAACACATCGTGGCTTATCTCCCCTGCCAGCGGTAACATCAGCACCTGAGTCTGACATCCCAACGCTTCGAGCTGCTGGCACAATACTTGTGTCAGCCTGGGGTGCTGTGATAACACCGCAATACGAGCATCACTCGGCGCTATATCCCTGCCCCACAGCCCGCCTTTTTGTGCTTCGACCTGAAAATGAAAGCGAAAATGGGCACCGGGCTCTGTGCTATCAACTAACTCAATATCCCCGTGCATCAGCTTACACAGCTGCTTGGCAATGGCGAGCCCCAGGCCGGTGCCGCCATATTTACGGGTTGTCGATGCATCACATTGACTAAATGAACTAAACAACTTGTGTCTGGCCTCTGGTTGAATGCCAATCCCCGAATCAATGACATCACACTGCAATGTGGTGATAGCCTCGCGAGAGGCAGATACAGCAACTTCCTCACAGGCCAAATTAAGCTGAAGCGTGCCGGAGTCGGTGAATTTGACGGCGTTACTCAGTAAGTTGGTCAGGATCTGGCGGGTTCTGATCGGATCAAGGCGAACAAAACGATGCTTCAGAGCGTGGCAATCTACCAGTAATGTGAGCTGCTTTTGATCTAACGTGATAGCAAACGACTTGGCCACCGAATCCACCAGCTCATAGAGGTCAACCGAGTCCGGGCTTATCTCCAGTTTGCCCGACTCAATTTTAGAAAAATCCAGAATGTCGTTAATCACCCCCAATAACGAATGAGCGCTGGCATCCGCCAGTTTGGCGTATTGTTTTTGCTGTGCTGCCAGGTCGTGACTAAGCAATAAGTTCAGACACCCAATCACGCCATTGATGGGTGTGCGGATCTCATGGCTCATGTTAGCCAAAAACTCTGACTTCATTTTGGAGTGCTGCTCGGCACGCTGCTTTTCCTGTTGCAGTGCCTGATTCGATTCTATCAACTGCTGCTGAATTTCACGGTTTTTGGCATTACGATATTCCCCGGTCATAATCGCAAAGGCAAAGTTAAACACCAGCTGACTCATAAACAGGGAAACCACAAATAACTGCGCCTTTAACGTGTGATCTTGCTGAAGACTGCTAACCGCCGGGTCTGACAAAACATCAAACGCCTTACCTAAGGCAAAAAAGCTGAGAAACCCCAGGCTCAGACTGATCAGAACCAGCGACACGGAATACCGAGGCCGACCAAAGCGGTACAGACAAGTCCAGATCCAGCCTGAGGTGATGGTGAGCGTGATCATCCCTAAGATGAGTCGCGACGCGTAATTTGAAACGACATAAGTAAAAATACAATGGATGAGTAAAAAAGCCCCGTAATAGCAAACAATCTGACGCAGCGGCAGGGCTCGTTCACAGGCATGGTAGCAACCAATCAGCACCAGAATTAAAGCAGCCTGGCCGAACAAATTGGGCAACAGATAGCGTACGCTCAGTGGCAACTCATTTTGCACGCCAAACAGGATCATACTGAGCCCCAGACAGATTGGCGATAGTGCCCAGTACAGCGTGGCTTTAACGTCTCGGTTGGCCAGCCACAAAAACACCAAAGCCAGCGCGGAGGCAACCACCCCGGCACCGGCCATAAGCAATAAAGAAGGCGTTGATAATTGCACTGACGACTCGATTAGGAGCCAGGTCACATCAAGCGGCTCCGCTAAAATTTACGGTTATTCAAAACTCTAGAAGACAGATGCAGGCTTGTAAAGCGAGTGACAGTGCCCAACTAGTATGCTGCCTGACGCTTTGATTTGACGCTGGGTGCGTCTTGAGATTAGGGGTGTACTTGAGGTTTGCGGATGCCAATCGCAGATGTAAATCACGATTGGCACCCGCGATTGGCATCCGCGCACAATTTAACTGCGGCTCACTTCAATTTGCTTGATGGCCAGGCCCTGTATCTCCGTCACCTTAAAGGTAAAGCCTTCAATTTCTATCGTTTCGCCCTGATGCGGAAAATGTCGGCAGTGATGGATCAGATATCCCGCAAGCGTTTCAATCGAGTCTACGGGCATAAACTCATGCTCGACCACCGACAACTGAAAGTCTTTCATCGACATATCGCCCTGCACCAGCCAGCGCGAGGCATCTTTTTGCCGAAACTGAGCCTCTATCGCTTCGCTGTCTTTAAGCGCAATAAAGTTCAAGATGCTGGACAAAGTCACCATGCCTACCACAGTGGCAAACTCGTTGATCACCACCGCAGTATTGCAAGGGTGTGCTTTTAGCGCGTTCAGTGCATCCGACAAGCTCAACGTATCGAGCAGGATAACCGGCCGTAAAAAAGCCTCCTGCTGGGCATCAAGCAGGGGTCGGCCAGCAATCAGATTGCTCAACAGCTGCTTGGCCTCCACGGCCGCAATCACCTGATCCAGGCTAGCGTCGCAGAGTAAATACTGCTGAAAACTGCGGCTTTGAATTTGTTTTGCCAGCGCTTTTTCATCGTCATGAATATTCAGCCACTCAACGGCATCGCGATTGATCATCGCCTGGGTAATGCTGGTCTGATCTAAATCCAGCACATTGCCGATAATATTGTGCTCATGTGCCCCCAGCTCGCCCTGCTCCGCACTTTGGTCAACCACCGCAAACAAGTCATCCCGGGTGATCAACTCATCGCGCTGATTGGGTAATTTGAATGCGCGGATAATCACATCTGCCATCAGGTTAAACAACCAAATCACAGGTTTAAACAACCAGACGCTTGCCAGCATCAGGCTGATAAAGCGCATTGCGATTGATTCGGGGATCACCATAGCAACCCGTTTGGGCAGCAAGTCGGCAAACAACACAAACATCGCGGTGATCAGTAAAAACGACAGCACGGTAGAAACTTGCAGCAAAACCGCATGGTATTGGCTGACATCGGCCACAAACAGCCCGGTAACCACTTGTGATGCCTGATAGAGGTAGGGTGTAAATACCGACTCGCCAATCATACCAGCCACAATGGCCAGCGCGTTCAGCACAACCTGAACGGCGGCAAAAAACTGGTGTGCATTGGCCTGCAAATACATCACTTTTTTGGCTCGGAGGTCGCCAAGATCCAGCCTGCTTTGCAACTTAACTTTACGTGCCGCAGCCAGTGAGATTTCGCACAAAGCAAACACAGCGCTCATAACAATGAGCAAAAAAACCCATATAAGGTCCAATTTCACACCTGACGGTAAAATAGAATTCGAGCGCGATATATACGCCCAATCCGTGTTGCTGGCAACAGAAAAATTGCTATTCAGGCAAATAATTGAAGGACATATTTACCCGGCGTGATCCGCAAAATCTGTTTAAATTCTCGGGTGAGGTGGGCTTGATCTGAAAATCCGCAGGCCAGCGCCAATTGTGCCAGATTTGTCAAAGGGTTATCCCTGAGCTGCTGTTGTGCATTGCGGATCCGATAAATGCGAGCCAGGTATTTGGGTGTCAGCTCTGACTGCGCTTTGACCTGCCGCTCCAACTGGCGCATACACAGTGGTATAGTGCGATAAGCATCCTCAAGCGGGTTCAACTGCATCAGTTTATTGATCAGCTGATACGTGTGTTGCAACTCGTAGCTAGGATCGGGCGCTAAAGCAGAAAAATCCTCGAGCCACTGCTCAAGCGTACTGATTTTGGGCGTTTGCCTGAGCTGCTCAGCCAGTTCAGACAAACCAGATGGCGCCAGCAAGGGGGAGACGGCCTCGCGTAGCGCTTTAAACCTTGCCGGGAACAGTCGGATCCCGGCAAACTCAGCGCCGGCACTATAACTTAGCTCTACAGATTGTTTTGCAGGGGCCTGAATATGAAAAGGCGCGGCTATCTTTTGTCCATCCAGCATCAGCTCGCCTTTGAGCACAAACAAGATCCCCTGGGCACCATCGCAGGGCAACCAGCGAGTACCCGCTTGCGCTGCACGTGCAAACCACACGGCCTGCACGTATCGTCCGGTATGGCCATCCGGTTGATGGCGCTGTAAAGTTAACTCATTATGCATCGGGTTCAGGTTTAAACATTTTAACAACGCGGTTCCAGGCATTGATGGCATTAATGGCTACCGTTAAGGTCACCAGGGCATCATCACTGAACACGTCAGACAACTGTGTATACAAAGTATCCTCAATCGGCTGGGCGTTTGTCAATTGCTCGCACAAAGCCAGCGCTAATCGCTCCTTAGTGGTAAAGCCCGACATGTCGCGCCAGGCGTTAAGTGCAATGATCCGCTTGGGGCATTCGCCCAGTTCCATCGCTTGACGGCTGTGCATGGCAATACAATAGCCACACTGGTTTAACTGAGACGCTCTGAGCTTCACCAGCTCCCAGAGTTTAATATCCAGATTACGGGTGACTTCTTCATTCAGTAACTGCTCCTGAGTGAATAGGTGTTGCATCAACTTTGGGGCGCATTGTAAATAATTGGCTCTTTTCATGGTCATTTCCTGTTATCTAGTGAATGACCATCAGACTACCCGTAACCGCAGCCTCAGAATTGAAGAAAAACGACTTTTGCGCCCCAACAGCTCACCAATTAAAGCAGGTTATGCTGTTTAATAAATGCCACCAGCTCGCTGGCTATATGCTGATGCTCCCGCGCAGTTGGGTGCCAGATGCAGCCTTCCAGCGGCGATACAAAGGTGTTGGCATACACCTCATCTATGCCCTCGCTGGCAAGCTGACGCAACGCCGTATCGGTGGCGGGAATAATAAAATCATAGGGATACGCCGGACGAGGCATTACCACAATGGCCACATCGGGGTAGCGACTGCGCAATGAACGAACAAACTCAACCATGGCCTCTTCCCAGGCCAGTTTAACTTCTTCTATGTTTTGCCAGGGTTCGTGAGGTTGCGGATCTGTACTAAAATCATTGGTGCCAAATTCAAGTACAATAAGCTGAGGAAAGCGCTCCTGATAAGCCAGATTATCCCCGTACAGCGCCGAAAGCTGGTCAACATAATCCACTAAGGTATGGTGCGTCTGATTGCCATTCCAGTTGCGGATCAAGCCCAGTCCGGAATACGACACCTGTGTAAATGTGCTGTTCAAGTGTTGTGCCGCTATATACGGAAACGCCAGCCTGGCATTACTGGAATCGACAATTTCCTGCCAGTCACATTGACGTTTGGTCGACTCACTGCCAAACCCTGCACTGATTGAGTCGCCAATAAACAGAATATGCGGCTGCGTTTCCCATACCCCTTCCAGCCGGCCATCAACCTCCACATGCAGCAGCTTGCTGCGTGACTGATAATGCTCCCAGCGTTTGACCACTTCGATAAGCACACGGCCCGGCTCGGCCTGTTCGAATAACACAAAACGCTCGGCCTCTCCCGTCGACGCGGTCACAATCTTGCGATGCAACTGACCATCGACCAGCACATCAAATTGGTCGCCATAACCTTGCAGATTGATCGCAATAGACTTTCCCACCAGCTGAGTATGAATGGCCGTTCCGGGCCAGTTAAACTCCACACTGCCTTGTTGATAGTTTTTATGTACCCGGCCCTCATAGACCAGCGCGTGGTGCGTGGCAGGTAAAATCGTGGCAAAAACACTGAGACTGATAGTCAGCCCCAGCAAGATAAGTATTAAGCGACACATAACCAGTTCCTTTTTTGTTAAAAAAGTAAACCTAGTGTTTAATTGATAACTCCACAAGCCAGCTAAATTGAAATTTTCTAAACCAGTCCAGCTACCAAAGGGCCAGCCCAGACGAGTTTCCACACAAACTGATACACCGCTATGTTTATTCTCAAACAAAATAATGAGATGCAACCAAGTTGCCCTCTTTTATTCCGAGTTAAAACACAATATAGTGAATAAAAATTAACAATAAGATTAATAAAATGATTAAACTTATCAAGGCTCACTGTGTCATTACCGCCTTCTTGGCAGCACTCGCCGGCTGTAGTCAGACTGCGCCTTCAGTACCGCCCGCGCAGGTCAATGCAACATCAAGTTGCCCGCTAACAGTTGTTGAACACCCGGATCTGGAAGCACTTCCTGCGCAGAGCCTGCCCGAAGACGTGGTTGCGGCCAGTGGCCAGGGTGGACTTTGTAATGCGCGCAGCTACAAGGTCACCCGTGACTTTACTATCTGGCGCGCCTGGAACAGCACCTACGAAGGCTCTAAATTCGGCAAGTGGTGGTCACTGGAAAAACCTACAGGCCTGGTTGCACAGTACCGGACGCAGCTCAATATTTGCCCCAAATATTCACCACTGGATATGCTGGTACGTTGCACACTCAAGGCCGGTAGCCAGGTCGTAATAGGTCCAGGTCAGAGCGCTCAGTGTAGCGACTACTTTACCTACCCACAGTCCGATACTAACCAGCTTTATCTCGCAAATGCCAAGCAGGTAACAATGAACTGCACCACCTTTTATGGCGAGTTTTCCTGGCGTGAAGCCCCTTCCCAGGCAAGCACAACGGACAAACAGAAATAACATCAATCTGCTTAATCTTAGGGGGATTGACTGATACGACTCTGACTTTTACCGCATGTTCGGCAAGTCGGGGAAATTAAATGAAGCCCGGCTGGGCTTTTCTCACTACAAAGGAAATGAGCATGAAACTCACATTAAACAAGAAGAAAATCAAGTCGCTTTCGCAAGGCAACACACTGGCACCACAGCAAACCCCTCAGGTCGGTGGCGGCGCGCTAAGCGGCCTGCCTAACTGCCCAAAAACCAATTTCTGCAACTCAATTAACGCTTGCTGGACATTTAAAGACAATCGCCCGGACTGCATTATCTGGGGCTAAACGCCAGTATTAGCTCAGGCCGAATATCCAGTTCGGCCTGAGCTATAGGTGTTTACTCCATGGATTATTCTATGAATTATTCCACGGATTATTCTATGAATTATTCCACGGATTATTCTATGAATTATTCCACGGATTATTCTATGAATTATTCCTGATTTAAGGCAGCCACCACCTGCATAATGTCTTTTAGGTCTATCTCACCATCCTGATTGAGGTCAAAACGCGGGTCAAACTGAGTATCCCCTGTTGTGGCAGACCACCCGGTGACAATTGCGCTCACATCCGCGGCAGAGAGAATACTATCGCCACTAAAGTCAAACGGACTGACCTCTTTTAAAACAAAGACCTGCTGTTCACTTATGACCGTTTTGTCGTCACTCAGCATAACTTGCACGGATACCGATGTATCACCTGGTGCAGAAACATCCCACAAGTAACGGCCCTGAGAGAATGCAATGCCAGTGGCAATTTCCGTTGTTTGCTCCCCTACCTGATAGGCAATATCCACAGTCGCGGTGTCTGCAATATGCAATCCCGACCAATTTATACTGACTTGCTGATCAGAGCCCACCGCGTTTTCAACATTAATCAATAGTACCGGGGTGGCAACCCCCACCTGATTGACCTGCTGACTAGACTCAGTTAAATTAATCGCCTCGTCCGACACTTCAAAACTATAAGACGCATGTTTATAACTGAGTTTGTATAGTCCTTTG
The DNA window shown above is from Pseudoalteromonas viridis and carries:
- a CDS encoding SGNH/GDSL hydrolase family protein, with amino-acid sequence MCRLILILLGLTISLSVFATILPATHHALVYEGRVHKNYQQGSVEFNWPGTAIHTQLVGKSIAINLQGYGDQFDVLVDGQLHRKIVTASTGEAERFVLFEQAEPGRVLIEVVKRWEHYQSRSKLLHVEVDGRLEGVWETQPHILFIGDSISAGFGSESTKRQCDWQEIVDSSNARLAFPYIAAQHLNSTFTQVSYSGLGLIRNWNGNQTHHTLVDYVDQLSALYGDNLAYQERFPQLIVLEFGTNDFSTDPQPHEPWQNIEEVKLAWEEAMVEFVRSLRSRYPDVAIVVMPRPAYPYDFIIPATDTALRQLASEGIDEVYANTFVSPLEGCIWHPTAREHQHIASELVAFIKQHNLL
- a CDS encoding carboxymuconolactone decarboxylase family protein; translation: MKRANYLQCAPKLMQHLFTQEQLLNEEVTRNLDIKLWELVKLRASQLNQCGYCIAMHSRQAMELGECPKRIIALNAWRDMSGFTTKERLALALCEQLTNAQPIEDTLYTQLSDVFSDDALVTLTVAINAINAWNRVVKMFKPEPDA
- a CDS encoding hemolysin family protein produces the protein MKLDLIWVFLLIVMSAVFALCEISLAAARKVKLQSRLDLGDLRAKKVMYLQANAHQFFAAVQVVLNALAIVAGMIGESVFTPYLYQASQVVTGLFVADVSQYHAVLLQVSTVLSFLLITAMFVLFADLLPKRVAMVIPESIAMRFISLMLASVWLFKPVIWLFNLMADVIIRAFKLPNQRDELITRDDLFAVVDQSAEQGELGAHEHNIIGNVLDLDQTSITQAMINRDAVEWLNIHDDEKALAKQIQSRSFQQYLLCDASLDQVIAAVEAKQLLSNLIAGRPLLDAQQEAFLRPVILLDTLSLSDALNALKAHPCNTAVVINEFATVVGMVTLSSILNFIALKDSEAIEAQFRQKDASRWLVQGDMSMKDFQLSVVEHEFMPVDSIETLAGYLIHHCRHFPHQGETIEIEGFTFKVTEIQGLAIKQIEVSRS
- a CDS encoding AraC family transcriptional regulator, which codes for MHNELTLQRHQPDGHTGRYVQAVWFARAAQAGTRWLPCDGAQGILFVLKGELMLDGQKIAAPFHIQAPAKQSVELSYSAGAEFAGIRLFPARFKALREAVSPLLAPSGLSELAEQLRQTPKISTLEQWLEDFSALAPDPSYELQHTYQLINKLMQLNPLEDAYRTIPLCMRQLERQVKAQSELTPKYLARIYRIRNAQQQLRDNPLTNLAQLALACGFSDQAHLTREFKQILRITPGKYVLQLFA